The DNA segment tggtaaattacttaatagaccaataagaaagagttctaAACTCTCTGCCATTAACGGCTATTCAGTAATACTTTAATTacgtaatttaataggatctctatgctcagaccactcacagacagtcctaagcaaaattcttgcttgagaatgctctttgctaagaagctaatttcgtttatttttgaccattttaattgaaaacaatcacaaggtacttaattgttacatATAAATGATTCGATATTGAGATacaaatggctgcattggaccttaaaGGTTAGCTTTAGTGTaacttaacttcttccagtgtgaagtaattggtagcttggtaaactatattttcacagtagcttccccaacactgcatATAAAGTGTCATTGTAAAACAATGGACAGGAACATGCATTTGTTGAAAGTGTATAATTTCATGCTGTCCTCTTTTTCATTCAGTCAATTATCAAAGAGCAGCTACACGAAACCGGGGGGATGTGTGAATATGCCATCTATGTACAAGGTATGGCGATTGTCTAGCAGAACAGAACCATTTCAATCGTTACAAGTATATTACAATAGGTCAGGTGTAACTGACCAAATGTTAGATTCTCACAGCATGATGggatacctgtctgtctctctctgttcagctTTAATCCTTCGCCTGGAAGGGAAAATCCAGCAGTCACTGGACCTGTTCCAGAGCTGTGCAATACTCAACCCTGGCAGCTCGGATAACCTCAAACAAGTGGCCAGATCCCTGTGAGGAGCACACTTTTTGAAAAATCGGGGCCTTTTTATAATTCAAGCGTCAAGGCTATTTGCTAAGATATTTGCtgcctttgtgtgtgttgtgCCCATGCAAGATATTTCtgaatacaatttttttttaactctTATTGATCCATGGAAAATTGCTTACTTTCCTAAGTCTGAATCCCAGGTATGTACATATGATTTGGCAATTTAGACATTTTGTTCATTTTTGTTTTTCTAGATTTCTCCTTGGTAAGCATAAGGCTGCCATAGAGGTTTACAATGAGGCTTCACAGCTCAATGAGAAAGACTGGGTAAGTAACTTTGGTTTATAAATATACTACTTTGTGAAGaccagttaaaaaaaatatgtaagtATGAAAAGTTTTACTCCACATTTTACGTATTTATGATTCCCAGATAAGAAATATAGTTTACAGGCTATCACATTTTCAATGCCCCTTTTTCAACCTCTCTACTTGAAGGAGATCAGCCACAACTTAGGTGTGTGCTACATCTATACCAAAGACTTCAACAGTGTAAGTTACATCTTTTAGTCCCTCTTGAAaatacactgaacagaaatataaatgcaacatgtaaagtgttggtcccatgtttcatgagctgaaataaaatatcccagaaacgTTCCTCaggcacaaaaatcttatttctctgaAACGTTTTGCACAAATTTGTGTACAACCCGGTTagcgagcatttctcctttgacaagataatctatccacctgacaggtgtggcatatcaagaagctgataaaacagcatgatcattacacaggtgcagcttgtgctgcggaaaataaaaggccactctaaaatgtgcagttttgtgtcacaacaaaatgccacaaatgtctcaagttttgagggagcgagcaattggcatgctgactgcaggaatgtccaccagagctgttgccagagaattgaatgttcatttctctaccgtaagtcgcctccaacatcgttttagagaatttggcaatacgtccaaccggcttcacaaccgcagaccacgtgtatcagcggtttgctgatgtcaacattgtgaacagagtgccacatggtggcggtggggttatagtatgggcaggcattagctatggacaacgaccccaattgcattttatcgatggcaatttgaatgcacagagataacgcGCCTCATCAGGgtatcgtgccattcatctgccgcttCAGCATGATCATGCATGGCTCCATGtaacaaggatctgtacacaattcctggaagctgaaaaatgtcccagttcttccatggcctgcatactcactagcCATGTCACCGATTGAGGATGTTTGGGATGATCtgaatcgacgtgtacgacagcatgttccagttcccgccaatatccagcaactttgcacagccattgcaGAGCAGTGGAACaaaattccacaggccacaatcaacagcctgatcaactctatgagaaggagatgtcgcgctgcatgaggcaaatggcagtcacatcagatactgactggttttctgatgaTCTACTCCTCTACCTTTTTTTatgttatctgtgaccaacagatgcatatttgaattcccagtcatgtgaaatctgtagattagggcctaatgaaatgtatttcaatggattgatttccttatatgaactgtaactcagtaaaatctttgaaattgttgcatgttgcgtttacatttttgttcagtgtagtattgTTAAAATGTTTCAAACACCAACATTGTAAATTAATGAAAGTAAAagctgtgtgcttgtgtgcactGCCAGGCAGAAGAGCAGTTGAACATCGCCCTGGAGTTGAGCAAGCACGACCTGACCTACATGATGCTGGGAAAGATTCACCTGCTGGAAGGGGACACTGACAAAGCCATCGACGTGTACAGGAGTGCTGTTGAGTGAGTATTATATGGGACTTAGCAGATGCAAAGCGACTTGTGTGTACATTTTCCTATGGATGGTGGCCCCAGCGGGATTTGAACCCACAAACCTTGGAGTTGAAAGCACCATGCgctaccaactgagtcacacaGGACCACTAAAGtctgtgagagtgagtgtgttggCATTTCCATGACTGATTGAGAATGGTTATTGCTCATCTGTTCCCTTTTATTATCTACCGTAAAACTTCAATTAAACGTAGTCTCGAATAGCTGCCTGTAGGCACACAATAggcacacatttcagcaaataaacgCCTGTTTCAAATAAATGCCGGTTCTAAATGAATTGTGTACAAGATTACCATGAATTGTTGACAGTTtttaatgtctgatttgttaCATGAAATAAATCAGTAATGATAAAAAAATGAGGGCAATCATCCCTTTTTATCACCAGTAAGAAACTGCTAGCCATTGACTGCTAACAGATGAGAACCGCTAGCTAACTggcaaacaaaaaaacaacaaaagtggctgaaaaagtacccagttgtcatacttgagtaaaagtaaagataccttaatagaaaattaacTATGCAAATGAGCAAAAGCTGTGTGCATTAAGGAAATGGATGCCTTGCTcaaatatactgaacagaaatagaaatgcaacatgtaaagttgttggtcccatgtttcatcagctgaaataaaaagtcaaagaaatgttccatacgcacaaaaaatgtatttctctcaaatgttgtacacaaatttgtttacatccctgttagtgagcatttctcttttgccaagataatccatacacctggcaggtgtggcatatcaagagaatttggcagtacgtccaaccgtcctctaagcccaggaccttcacatccgtctttttcacctgcgggatcgccTGAGGAGGGGGGCTGCTGCTGAGGAGTATTCTttttctgtaataaagccctttcgtggggaaaaaaatattttgattggcctggctccccagtgggtgggcctatgccttcccaggcccacccttggctgcgcccctgcccagtcaagtGAATtccatagactagggcctaatgaaattatttcaattgactgtaactctgtaaaatctttgaaattgttgcatgttgcgtttatatttttgttcagtatataagcctgtctctaataatcgcctgttgtgttcagtgatttaaGCAAGTAAATGCCCGGGCTATTAATTGAAGTTTTACGGTATATGTTTTTCTGTGTGTTGTTTTAATGTTACATATAGATTAACAAGGAAATGTTTGTTAGCGTTATTTCCATGAGCTTGCTTAGTTCACATAGTTAGTATATTAGGCCATCTACGAACATACATTATGTCATTGGGAAAGAGGTCTTCTGACCTGGTTAAATGGGCCatcctgtttttgtttttttaatgtaatatttgtaaattatttttaaaatatatattttttaccccaatttcatggtatccaactggtagttacagtcttgtcccatagCTGCAAATCCCGTACAGACTCCGGATAGCGAAGGTCAAGAGTCCTACGTCCTCCGAAACAAACCCAGCCAAGCCTCTCTGCCCGctaaacccggaagccagccgcaccaatgtgtcagaggaagcaccgtacacctggcaaccgtgtcagcgtgcattgcacccggcccgccacggGAGTTGTAGGTGCACGATGCggcaagaacatccctgccgaccaaaccctctcctaatccgggcgacgctgggccaattgtgcgccgccccatgggtctcccggtcgcggtcggctgcgacagagcccgGACTCAAACCAAGATCTCTAGCGGTACagcttagaccactgcgccactttgGAGTTCCTACatcctgattaaataaaggttgagTAAATAAAAAATCCTCTTATTTCAGGTTTTCTCCTGAAAACACGGATCTTCTCACCACTCTTGGCCTGCTATACATGCAGGTAAGTCGAGGCCTTTCAGTCCCTCCTAAGATCACACTCCAACCATGATGGGTCAAGTCATGTTTGTGAGTTTGAAACTAAATCAGTCTATTTCCTCTCCAGCAAGGCAAATATCAGAAAGCCTTTGAACACCTTGGGAATGCCCTGACGTATGACCCCAACAACTTTAAGGTAGGGGAGGCCCTCCCTAATACTCCCTATCCTATTGGATGCTATATTTGCAACTGGCTTAAATATCactgcagcagtgtgtgtgtgttttactctcTTCAGGCCATACTGGCAGCTGGCAGCATGATGCAGACGCATGGGGACTATGATGTTGCCATGAATAAGTACCGCGTGGCAGCTTATGCTGTACCTGAGAGCTCACCCCTCTGGAATAACATTGGCATGTGCTTCTTCGGAAACAAGAAATATGTGGCGGTAGGGAAATTCATGGGGTGACAACCTCCAATTTGCCTGTTTCGCTCCATCTCTCCGACTCATTTCGAACTAGACTTCCCTCCGACCAATTGGCCAACCGATGCCACATTTTCAGTCTGATCCCAATATTTGATGTGCTGGAAAGCAGCCATAGTTCACAATTTGACccagagggttgtgtgtgtgtgttttgaggtaCCGTTACACATAACCAATATTTGTCTCTGTCAGTCCCATAATTATTTTAAAAAAGAATGAGAAAATACCTAACATCTACGAATACGTACCACATAGAAATGCATTTGTGAAACTACGACCACTACAAATCTAAACCATTCACTTTGTGTTATTGACATAACCAGCTACTGGGTATACAGGCTTTCTCTAGCCTTTTATCTTCTATTCCTCCACATCCTCAGGCCATCAGCTGTCTGAAGAGGGCCAACTACCTGTCTCCGTTTGACTGGAAAATCCTGTACAACCTGGGCCTGGTGCATCTCACCATGCAGCAGTACGCCTCAGCCTTCCACTTCCTCAGTGCTGCCGTCAACCTGCAGCCAAAGATGGCAGAGCTCTATATGCTGCTGGCAGGTACAGGAGAACTAATTGCAAAAGTACCGTGGCACCAAGGGGCAAAGTAGCTTGTAAAATGTAGTAACCTACTTTGACCCTTAGTGCCACCATACAGGGATGATTTTTATGTATGCTCCCCTGGGCATTTTCAGTGATACTATAGTTTCACAAATGTACCTCGTGTTTTTCCTTATGGCTGCCATCTCCGATTCAATGTCTTTCAACACATACTTTTTTTTTGCCTGTTTTGCTCATTTCTTGGCttctatgtatatatatatatatatatatatatatatatattttatcttGCCCGTTAATCCCAGATTGTAGTTTTAACCTTGTTGACTTGGCATCAAGCAGGCACTGCCTGATGTGTTTCTCTTCTTCTAATTTCCCCCACTTGCATTTGAATGTCCATTCCAATTTATTGAATTTCTTGTGGACAAGTACTTTCTTGTGGCTTAAAGCAATGTCTAAATTCTAATGTGTGATCATGGCTTATTGGTCATGACTGATTGAcaatcagatttttaaaatgttctttCAGTTGCACTTACTAATATGGATGACGGGGAGAATGCCAAGCGATCATACGAGCAAGCAGTGTTGTTGGATGAGTAAGTATTTTACCTGAattcattttttttaatgaacggcggggtggggggaggggggtatcATCCTCAATCCTACATTTTCAGGCCTTTTAATATTACAAAATCTATTGTCTAATAGTTCTTAAACTCATGTATACTGTTCTGTGCCTATCTTTCACAGCTGTAACCCCTTGATCAATCTGAATTTCGCAGTCCTGTTGTACAATCAAGGAGACAAAAAAGGAGCCACAGAACAGTACCTGGAGATGGAGAGTAAAGTGATGGAAAGCAGCCATAATGAAGAATTTGacccagaggtgtgtgtgtgtgtgtgtgtgtgtgtgtgtgtgtgtgtgtgtgtgtgtgtgtgtgtgtgtgtgtgtgtgtgtgaacgtgcaTGCGTACATGTCTGTGTTTTTGAGGTACCATTACTCACAGACTCTTTAAAAGGGGCAATCCGCAATTGATAAATACaattttggacttataaatgagtgatatactgtatactcattgattcttgaagaatataacttatacatGCCTCATAAGCAGTGGTGAAAGTAGATATAGGATGTTTCTCAAAAATGCATACTACCCTGCTCTGAGCATGCAAATTGGAGCACGGGAGGGTTGGAGTATGAGTCTAAATCAAAATACACGAAACAGAGCATGGAGGGCACTTCTCGGATGTGTACTCCGTTTGTACATATTTAAAGCATGCATCGATGCAAGCTTCAATAGAAAGTTTGCACATAAATATGTAGAACCATGTAGAAAATAGCGCAGCACTACTTGAAATCAACCATTATTTTAGCTGAAGCGAGAGAAAATAAACCCAGATTTCAGAAATAAAATGTTGCCCattcacatctcatatgttgcctgacTACAATATTTTATCTTGATAAATACATACTGTGTTAATTTTggcatgtttacctgcctacAATACCCACTGTAGTGAAGATCGAAATCTCATAGTAAGTCAATAGGGCGATCTGGTTAGCTACTACTGTTAGCTATCTAGATACCCACAAATAACTGGCAGCTAGCTACCTACGAATAATTGAAATCTACCTGGCATAACATTAGTGTTAGGTAACTTTTGCCTGTTAAACTGTTTCGCTAGGTTATGATTCGCATATAGATAGCTGATAGTTATGAAGCAAAATgtttgctttgtgtatatcttgttttgtctattgccattgtcctggctggaagaaggttGAGTGAATGGGTATGCCCATAGTAAGTCAACAGGGataactggctagctactgttagctagctagatagccacgAAGAATTGGCCGCCAACTAGTAGCTACCCACGAAGAATTGACATCTACCTTGCATAACATTCATTTTAGGTCATTTTTGCTtgtttaactagctggctagctagattaTTACGATTCACATATAGCTAGCTGATAATAATGAAGTAAAACGTATGCTTTGTGTATCTTGTTTCGTCTCTATTGTTACCATTTGTCCTGGCTGGATGAAAGTTCAGTGAATGGGgcggtgcagcgtgaggtaatacagtagagggagtgcaAGTGCTgctcaaatgtaatgttttatgcGTTCTCTACACTCTCTTCCTCACAAGAACGTCCTCTGAGAATGCACTCGGAGCATGAGATGGCATGGTAGTATGCTTATTGAGAAAGACCCATCGTTTCTTCCCGGTACACCTAAGAGTAAAGACCATGTTATTTAACTATAAAAATGTTTGACCTTTTAATATGTggcatgatgttttcatctgattgtcaaacaaatcacttcataaagtaggctacctgcccatGTTTGTCCACTTTAAAATAATTCCATCATCTATAACAGTGCAATGTGCACAcgccatttgatgaatggaaaaagACGTCTATTAAAACACCAAAAAGGGTAATGACATTGATTTAAGAGTCCACTGCTGTCCGCGCGGATCTCGGTCCCGGACAGTTATTTTTGTGTTCACGTCGAACCACACCGCATTTTGGAGTATATAGGCCTACCATATTTTTAATGCGGCTGACAGGCAGTCATAATAAATGACGATGTAATAGCATAGTTTTCTTGTGATCTTAAAAAAaattgtgataggctcatgttttaccGGTACGGTGTATCCCAACTATTTCTTTACCTTCGTCTTACTTTCACCCCtgctcatgagcttagttcaactgtcgtacacCATtaaaacccaaaatataagcttgttttaccaCAAACATTATATAGCTTTAAAAATATGATAATTGCTTTATCTTGGAATGTCAGTCCTTGCATAAATAGCTCTATGAATTTACCAAAACCGAGGCAGGGTgtcattttgttattgtttcaactgtgtATTGACCCTTTAAGAGTTAACACATCATAGACTTGAGAGGATTAGGTATAAAGTGTAACCAGTGCAATCTGCACTGCAGTAATGATGTTATGTAACATGTTGCTCATAATGCAATGTCATTAACACCAAGAAGTAGAAAATGGGTACTGAAAAAGCCGGAATAAAACATATCAGTGCTGTTGACTCCTGATAGATCCACAATCACATCATAAAAAGTCAGTGTGTTGACCGTGTTCTCCATGTTCTGATACTGAAGCAGGGCTCCTTTCTTGAACACTTCAAGCTGGCTCCCAGTCTAACACATATCCCTAATGTTGAGCGGTCTGTACCCTTTTTGTCCCAGCTCATTGAGATGGCCCAGAAGTTGGCATCTGCTCTCCAGGTGGGAGAGACCTCGGTGTGGACCAAGCCAGGTAAGGACTCCAAAGTCGGTCAGCGTTCCAAGACCACGTCCCTGCAGCCCCTGGGCACCAACCAGGCCCTTGGGCAGGCCATGTCTTCAGCTGCCAGCAAAAGCATCCAGCTAGCTGCAGGTGTGTGTGGCAGTGAAAGCGGAGGTCAAATTTAGAGATGGACGCCATGTTGCTGCCTTTGAATGTTTTCGTTCACCCATTCATTTATGAGTTTTTGGATTCTAGTTGTAATTCCATATCATCTTTCTCTAAATAGAGAGTTCTGCAGTAGGCTGGTCTGGATCAACCATATCCAGACACCAAACCTTACTTGATTTTTTTGCACCTTTGATCAAACACAGATTGCATATGATCCTACCTTTTTTTAACGGTTGTCCACCACTGCACAAAGTGACATGAAGTAGAAAGTTTTTAGTTTCCATATGATACGATTCCACGGGAATGCGTGTCAGACGTTGTAAGAGAAAAATATCCTTTATCTCATCCCTAAGGCTCTAAGGCTCCACCCAAGTCCACCTCCACGCCGCTAGATGAAGAGCATGATGTGGAGAATGCCCCTTCCCCTCCCCTGGGGGACCCTGAGTCAGAGGATCCCAAAGCCAAAGAAAAGAAGAGCAAGTCTAAACCTGTGGCTGAGTAGGGTCCATGATCCACTGCTATATGTGAAGTGTAGCAGTGTATAGTTGAGTAGTATGTACTGTATTGGGGTTGGATTCTTAATTGCAGGTTTAAGATGTTTTGAATAAAAGTAGGGGGAGACgttagtgcattcagaaagtattcagaccccttgatttttttccacattttgttaggttacagccttattctaaaatgtattaaatagttttttccctcaatctacacacaataccccataatgacaaagcaaaaacaggtctttagaaatgtttgcaaatctattacaaataaaaaactgatatcacatttacataggtattcagaccctttactcagtactttgttgaagcacctttggcagcaagtacaacctcgagtcttcttgggtatgacactacaagcttggcacacctgtatttggggagtttctcccattcttctctgcagatcctctcaagctgtcaggttggatggggagcgtcgctgcacagctattttcaggtctctccagagattttcaaTCAAGTGTAAGTCCGggccctggctgggccactcaaggacattcagagacttatcccgaagccattcctgcgttgttttggctatgtgcttagggtcgttgtcctgttggaaggtgaacctttgccccagtctgaggtcctgaacgctctggagtaggttttcaccaaggatctctgtactttgctccgttcatctttccctcgatcctgactaatctcccagtcactgccgctgaaaaacatccccacagcatgatgctgctaccaccacgGTTCACCAtagggacggtgccaggtttcctccagacatgacgcttggcatttaggcatttcatcagaccagagaatcttgtttctcatggtctgagagtcttttggtgccttttggcaaactccaagcgggctgtcatgtgccgtttactgaggagtggcttccatctggccactctaccataaaggcctgattggtggagtgatgccgatggttgtccttctggaaggttctcccatccccacagaggaactctggagctctgtcagagtgaccatctggttcttggtcacctccctgaccaaggcccttctcgcaCGATTGCAGACAGATTTAGGAAGTCtttggttcaaaacttcttccatttaagaatgatggaggacactgttcttggggacattcaatgctgcagaaatgttttgtgcctcgacacaatcctgtctctgagctctacgca comes from the Salvelinus namaycush isolate Seneca chromosome 21, SaNama_1.0, whole genome shotgun sequence genome and includes:
- the bbs4 gene encoding Bardet-Biedl syndrome 4 protein; the protein is MADDNPVADAQLPPASEIRKPRPKKAPELPILERRNWLIHLHYIRKDYEICKSIIKEQLHETGGMCEYAIYVQALILRLEGKIQQSLDLFQSCAILNPGSSDNLKQVARSLFLLGKHKAAIEVYNEASQLNEKDWEISHNLGVCYIYTKDFNSAEEQLNIALELSKHDLTYMMLGKIHLLEGDTDKAIDVYRSAVEFSPENTDLLTTLGLLYMQQGKYQKAFEHLGNALTYDPNNFKAILAAGSMMQTHGDYDVAMNKYRVAAYAVPESSPLWNNIGMCFFGNKKYVAAISCLKRANYLSPFDWKILYNLGLVHLTMQQYASAFHFLSAAVNLQPKMAELYMLLAVALTNMDDGENAKRSYEQAVLLDDCNPLINLNFAVLLYNQGDKKGATEQYLEMESKVMESSHNEEFDPELIEMAQKLASALQVGETSVWTKPGKDSKVGQRSKTTSLQPLGTNQALGQAMSSAASKSIQLAAGSKAPPKSTSTPLDEEHDVENAPSPPLGDPESEDPKAKEKKSKSKPVAE